From a region of the Halomonas sp. HL-93 genome:
- a CDS encoding GFA family protein: MLLEGSCHCQAVTFSVKSSHPFPFNRCYCSVCRKTAGGGGYAINLSGDINTLRISGKEHIAIYQAVIDGEQSTGERHFCQRCASALWVYDPEWPELVHPFASAIDTPLPSPPKLTHMMLGSKAEWVEVNAQIQDKCFYAYPDESLAEWHQRLGLER, encoded by the coding sequence ATGCTGCTAGAAGGGTCATGCCATTGCCAGGCCGTCACGTTCAGCGTGAAATCATCCCACCCTTTCCCTTTCAATCGCTGTTACTGCTCGGTATGCCGCAAAACAGCGGGCGGTGGTGGCTACGCGATCAATCTCAGCGGGGATATTAATACGCTCAGGATTAGCGGTAAGGAGCACATTGCTATCTACCAAGCCGTCATAGATGGGGAGCAAAGCACAGGGGAGAGGCATTTTTGCCAGCGGTGCGCCAGTGCCCTCTGGGTTTACGATCCCGAATGGCCTGAGCTTGTTCACCCTTTCGCCTCGGCGATTGATACACCATTACCCTCACCGCCAAAGCTTACCCATATGATGCTGGGCAGCAAGGCGGAATGGGTTGAGGTGAACGCGCAGATCCAGGACAAGTGCTTCTATGCTTACCCTGACGAAAGCCTAGCCGAATGGCATCAACGCCTGGGCTTGGAGCGATAA
- a CDS encoding CDP-alcohol phosphatidyltransferase family protein: MHSFTNTPPISAAKRCQTAMEVVLGGIALGLSGWLLPSLISGPYNWVIAVLCYGLISGLVITYWPYGSLGWANRITLARAVLVALVAGALASQAFATSIWSWLAIAVLALLLDGIDGWVARRTHSYSLFGARFDMELDALLIMLLCVGLWLDSLGEWVLLIGGMRYLFVAAGWQFTWLSQPLFVSIRRKAVCVWQVAALLLALTPLTSPFVAGLLALSALLSLIYSFGVDVWWLYRQSHAK, from the coding sequence ATGCATTCCTTCACAAACACGCCACCCATCTCAGCAGCCAAACGCTGTCAGACAGCCATGGAAGTAGTTCTGGGCGGTATTGCGCTGGGGCTTTCGGGCTGGCTATTACCTTCACTGATTTCTGGGCCGTACAATTGGGTCATCGCCGTTTTGTGTTATGGGCTAATCAGTGGATTGGTGATTACTTACTGGCCCTATGGGTCGCTTGGCTGGGCAAATCGGATAACGTTGGCCCGAGCGGTGCTGGTCGCACTGGTGGCGGGCGCTCTCGCTTCCCAAGCCTTTGCCACTTCGATATGGTCCTGGCTGGCCATTGCCGTGCTTGCCCTCCTTCTGGATGGCATTGATGGTTGGGTTGCGCGTCGCACGCACAGCTACTCATTATTCGGCGCGCGCTTTGATATGGAACTGGACGCCCTGCTGATCATGCTGCTCTGCGTAGGGCTGTGGCTTGACTCGTTAGGCGAGTGGGTGCTGCTAATTGGCGGTATGCGGTACCTGTTTGTGGCTGCAGGCTGGCAATTCACATGGCTCTCACAACCGCTTTTTGTAAGCATCCGCCGCAAAGCCGTGTGTGTGTGGCAGGTAGCCGCGCTGCTGCTGGCCTTAACGCCGTTAACTTCGCCCTTCGTTGCAGGGCTGCTCGCGTTAAGCGCGCTGCTGTCTTTAATCTACTCGTTTGGGGTCGATGTGTGGTGGTTGTACCGTCAATCGCACGCTAAATAG
- a CDS encoding RibD family protein codes for MGGWRLRWATVQRMMQRLIPHGGVMPDSMERTNRVSPHACIIPDTIWQQLLAGYPLDDGQTISDEANELVSCLAPLATTASWVVAQLGQSLDGRIATQSGHSHYINGRASLVHLHRLRALADAVIIGAGTADADNPQLTVRHVSGAHPTRVVLDPRGRVPMGRQLFQSDLAPTLHVVGPDACLPVPPDAVERCVLPLDRRGQFVPRDVLELLDTHQLRRILVEGGGITVSQFIEAGVVDRLHLLVAPLLIGSGRPGLQMTPIETLDSALRPALRTFRCGEDTLFDVLLRPAAFGR; via the coding sequence ATGGGCGGATGGCGCTTGCGCTGGGCCACCGTGCAACGCATGATGCAACGGTTGATCCCACACGGAGGCGTCATGCCCGACTCCATGGAACGTACGAATCGAGTGAGCCCCCACGCTTGCATCATCCCAGACACTATCTGGCAGCAACTGCTGGCGGGGTACCCTCTGGATGACGGGCAGACGATATCCGATGAAGCCAACGAACTGGTGAGCTGCCTGGCTCCCCTGGCGACAACAGCGTCGTGGGTGGTGGCACAGCTGGGACAAAGCCTGGATGGGCGGATCGCCACCCAAAGTGGCCACTCCCACTACATCAATGGTCGGGCTAGCCTGGTGCATCTGCACCGGTTGCGGGCACTGGCAGATGCGGTGATTATCGGCGCCGGCACCGCCGACGCCGATAATCCGCAATTGACCGTGCGTCACGTTAGCGGTGCCCACCCCACGCGCGTGGTGCTGGACCCGCGTGGCCGTGTGCCGATGGGTCGGCAACTGTTCCAAAGCGACCTTGCGCCCACGCTTCATGTGGTGGGACCTGACGCTTGCCTTCCTGTCCCGCCCGATGCGGTGGAGCGTTGTGTGCTGCCGCTGGATCGCCGCGGCCAATTTGTGCCCCGCGATGTGCTTGAGCTGCTCGACACGCACCAATTGCGCCGGATTCTGGTCGAAGGCGGTGGCATCACGGTCTCGCAGTTTATCGAGGCGGGAGTAGTGGACCGGCTGCATTTGTTGGTCGCCCCGCTGCTGATCGGCTCGGGCCGCCCCGGCTTGCAAATGACCCCGATCGAAACGCTGGACAGTGCGCTGCGCCCTGCCCTGCGAACTTTCCGCTGCGGAGAAGACACCCTTTTCGACGTTCTGCTTCGCCCGGCCGCTTTCGGGAGGTAG
- a CDS encoding 6-pyruvoyl trahydropterin synthase family protein: MYRLCVRDHFMIAHSFKGEVFGPAQRTHGATYVVDVIFQRPELDDDGLVIDIGLASETVKAVLAGYNYQNLDEVSELQGKNTTTEFMAKVIFDQLAAAINAGEMGTTARGLTRLEVKLHESHVAWASYEGAL; the protein is encoded by the coding sequence ATGTACCGCTTATGTGTTCGTGATCACTTTATGATTGCCCACAGCTTCAAGGGCGAGGTCTTTGGCCCTGCCCAACGTACCCACGGCGCGACGTACGTGGTGGATGTGATCTTCCAGCGTCCCGAGTTGGACGACGATGGCTTGGTCATCGATATTGGCTTGGCGAGCGAGACTGTAAAAGCGGTGCTGGCGGGCTACAACTACCAGAACTTGGACGAAGTGAGCGAGCTTCAGGGTAAGAACACCACCACCGAGTTCATGGCCAAGGTGATTTTCGACCAGCTCGCCGCGGCGATTAACGCCGGTGAGATGGGCACGACGGCCCGTGGGTTGACCCGTCTGGAAGTCAAGCTGCATGAATCGCATGTGGCCTGGGCAAGCTACGAAGGCGCGCTATGA
- a CDS encoding creatininase family protein: MIHHWQMLTASQLAEFAQRDPVAVLVLGAIEQHGTHLPLATDLTIGEGLQSAMLEQLAPCVDALCLPPIAVGASDEHASFPGTLSLPAPLAIATLEAYGDSLARTGIHRLVLINSHGGNKAVMDLAALTLRRRHGMRVVKATYTRLPPLDDAIDADELRNGLHGGALETAMMLHLAPTLVQLDGYQAPSPVAYQGEGLVAPEGAAAFAWLAEDLSAQGVAGDARQATAELGARLVDHYARQLARVVTETASLPPLKKA; encoded by the coding sequence ATGATTCACCACTGGCAAATGCTCACCGCATCGCAGTTAGCCGAGTTCGCCCAACGTGACCCGGTGGCGGTGTTGGTGCTTGGCGCCATTGAACAACACGGCACCCACCTTCCTTTGGCAACAGATCTGACCATCGGTGAAGGCCTACAAAGCGCCATGCTGGAACAGCTAGCACCTTGTGTTGACGCACTCTGCCTACCGCCGATCGCCGTGGGCGCCAGCGATGAGCACGCAAGCTTCCCGGGTACGCTTAGCCTGCCCGCGCCGCTGGCCATCGCCACTCTGGAGGCCTACGGCGATAGCCTAGCCCGCACAGGAATTCATCGTCTGGTGTTAATTAACAGCCACGGCGGTAACAAAGCCGTGATGGACTTAGCTGCACTGACGCTGCGCCGCCGCCATGGCATGCGCGTGGTAAAAGCGACTTACACCCGCTTGCCGCCGCTTGACGATGCGATTGACGCGGATGAACTTCGTAACGGCTTGCACGGCGGCGCGCTTGAAACCGCCATGATGCTGCACTTAGCGCCAACGCTGGTTCAACTAGACGGCTACCAAGCCCCCTCGCCTGTGGCTTATCAAGGCGAAGGGTTGGTAGCCCCCGAGGGTGCCGCCGCCTTCGCCTGGCTAGCGGAAGATCTAAGCGCGCAAGGCGTCGCGGGTGATGCACGCCAGGCAACCGCCGAACTAGGCGCGCGTTTGGTTGACCATTACGCCCGCCAGTTGGCCAGAGTGGTGACCGAAACCGCCAGCCTGCCGCCACTTAAAAAGGCTTAG
- the ribA gene encoding GTP cyclohydrolase II RibA, which translates to MYHIERAIFDIRRGLPVVVKAGEQQLLVQALEGGESINELAHLSGSRPSLVLTRHRLEAIGVSITADAAHLPLATHIDEQALHALAVGQLSEDEAPAWLSGLQPAGMGERGAVALMRRALLIPAALIAVVSDKAAAGIAHRLAKGELLAVDAHDAETCLAGAPGMLKRVSEATIPLENAAESRFVLFREPDGLREHVAVVIGRPEENTEAVPLRMHSACLTGDLFGSLRCDCGEQLRNAVADIEAMGGGVLLYLAQEGRGIGLANKLRAYTLQDGGLDTVDADQVLGFGDDERDYAVAVDMLRALGISRVQLLTNNPLKMQALSEGGIEVVARQALYGRLTDQNHRYLNAKATRAGHFLEDVLSSK; encoded by the coding sequence ATGTATCACATTGAACGCGCCATTTTTGATATTAGACGAGGACTTCCCGTGGTGGTTAAAGCGGGTGAACAGCAACTGCTGGTTCAGGCGTTGGAGGGCGGTGAGTCAATTAACGAATTGGCACATTTGTCCGGTTCTCGTCCATCGCTAGTGTTAACGCGACATCGTTTAGAGGCCATAGGCGTATCTATCACCGCGGACGCCGCGCATCTACCCTTGGCTACCCATATCGACGAGCAGGCCCTACACGCGCTTGCGGTGGGACAGCTAAGTGAGGATGAAGCACCTGCCTGGTTGAGCGGCCTGCAGCCAGCCGGCATGGGTGAGCGGGGCGCGGTCGCATTGATGCGCCGGGCTCTGCTAATCCCTGCCGCGTTGATAGCCGTTGTCAGTGATAAGGCAGCAGCAGGCATCGCCCACCGGCTGGCAAAAGGCGAATTGCTCGCGGTAGACGCCCATGATGCTGAAACCTGCCTTGCCGGTGCACCGGGCATGCTAAAGCGCGTCAGCGAGGCCACTATTCCATTAGAAAACGCTGCTGAGAGCCGGTTTGTGTTATTTCGTGAGCCAGACGGGCTGCGTGAGCACGTCGCGGTGGTGATTGGACGTCCTGAGGAAAACACCGAGGCCGTGCCGTTACGTATGCACTCTGCGTGTTTAACCGGCGACCTGTTTGGCAGCCTGCGCTGCGACTGTGGCGAGCAGCTGCGCAATGCCGTTGCCGATATTGAGGCGATGGGGGGTGGCGTGCTGTTGTATCTGGCCCAGGAGGGGCGGGGGATTGGACTGGCTAACAAGCTTCGTGCATACACGTTGCAAGATGGCGGCTTGGATACGGTCGACGCCGATCAGGTACTGGGGTTTGGCGATGATGAGCGTGACTATGCCGTCGCGGTCGACATGCTGCGTGCCCTGGGTATTTCCCGCGTGCAGTTATTGACCAATAATCCATTGAAGATGCAGGCGCTCAGCGAGGGTGGGATTGAGGTAGTCGCTCGCCAGGCGCTGTATGGCCGTTTGACCGACCAGAACCATCGTTATCTCAATGCCAAAGCCACCCGGGCCGGGCACTTTTTGGAAGATGTATTAAGTAGTAAGTAG
- a CDS encoding glycosyltransferase produces MNQRFSLIVAGDPDQRTGGYLYDAHIVEALRAQHWAIEVIGLEGTFPDADESAARALEQTLANQPDGAAVVIDGLAMGALPDVVARHTERLAITALVHHPLGDELGLNTADQQRLHRNELHALAAVPRIIVTSHFTARRLSALADDYAIPLRANISVVEPGVEQAPVSPACEAGESLRLLCVATLTPRKGQDVLIEALAGLDASGWRCDCYGGARDAEFTLRLQYLVEFHDLEANVTLHGECDSDTLEAAYQRAHALVLPSWYEGYGMVVTEALAHGLPVITTTGGALRDTLPAGAGLSVEPGDVEALQHAIEQFCNDAPLRASLRQGAIEARQALNDWQDAATAFAGALTSAPVSMASGSEFAASWLALREPVDRAARSQRLAMLAGEWLAACPGPYRLVDLGCGRGSNVHYLAPRLPGPQTWTLIDHDATLLSEARARLMTLRDADGQSIVAETQAASFAHLDTQALNGAHLITASALLDLVSERWIDALVAHCARHRQGLLMALSVSGEWWFTDRHQRPIADDEDRWVLELFCAHQQRDKGLGEAQGGHAHATLAAAFEGVNYRIEEANTPWQLSVEDAAHRPLMASLIDGWATAASEHAPEAAVRIANWAVQRCHAVASGELGIWVGHRDLLALPMEVQPQGQG; encoded by the coding sequence ATGAATCAGCGTTTCAGCTTGATTGTGGCCGGCGACCCTGACCAGCGTACCGGCGGCTACCTTTACGATGCCCATATCGTCGAGGCGCTGCGGGCTCAGCATTGGGCAATTGAGGTGATCGGCCTGGAAGGCACGTTCCCCGATGCCGACGAAAGCGCGGCCCGGGCACTTGAGCAAACGTTGGCAAACCAGCCTGATGGCGCCGCCGTGGTCATTGATGGATTGGCCATGGGAGCACTGCCCGACGTGGTAGCCCGCCACACCGAGCGCCTGGCCATCACTGCGCTGGTGCATCACCCGCTGGGCGATGAGTTGGGACTGAATACGGCTGACCAGCAGAGGCTACACCGCAACGAACTGCACGCGCTTGCTGCTGTACCGCGCATTATTGTGACCAGCCACTTTACCGCCCGCCGCTTGTCGGCGCTTGCCGATGACTACGCCATACCGCTAAGAGCCAACATCAGCGTCGTCGAACCCGGCGTTGAGCAGGCGCCGGTTAGCCCAGCCTGTGAAGCGGGTGAATCGTTGCGGCTGTTGTGTGTGGCCACCTTAACGCCTCGCAAAGGGCAGGATGTGTTGATTGAAGCGCTGGCGGGCCTTGACGCGAGCGGATGGCGCTGCGATTGCTACGGTGGCGCGCGGGATGCCGAGTTCACCCTGCGGCTGCAGTATTTGGTCGAGTTTCACGATCTTGAAGCGAATGTCACCCTGCATGGTGAATGCGACAGCGACACCCTCGAAGCGGCCTATCAGCGCGCCCATGCGCTGGTGCTACCTTCCTGGTACGAGGGTTACGGGATGGTGGTGACCGAAGCGCTGGCCCATGGCCTGCCGGTGATCACTACCACCGGCGGCGCGCTGCGCGATACCTTGCCTGCCGGTGCTGGCTTGAGTGTGGAGCCAGGCGACGTAGAGGCCCTGCAACACGCCATTGAGCAGTTCTGCAATGATGCACCGTTGCGCGCATCGCTGCGTCAAGGGGCCATTGAAGCCCGCCAAGCGCTTAATGACTGGCAGGATGCTGCCACGGCGTTTGCCGGTGCACTGACGTCAGCGCCTGTATCTATGGCCTCGGGTAGCGAGTTTGCAGCCTCGTGGCTGGCGTTGCGTGAACCCGTGGATCGTGCCGCGCGTTCCCAGCGTTTGGCCATGCTGGCCGGAGAGTGGCTAGCTGCTTGCCCCGGTCCTTATCGGCTGGTGGATCTTGGCTGTGGCCGGGGCAGTAATGTTCACTACCTGGCCCCCCGTCTACCTGGCCCGCAAACCTGGACCTTGATCGACCACGACGCGACATTGCTCAGCGAAGCCCGGGCGAGATTGATGACCCTGCGCGACGCAGACGGGCAGTCGATTGTCGCCGAAACCCAGGCGGCATCTTTCGCCCACCTCGATACGCAAGCGTTGAACGGTGCCCATCTGATCACTGCATCGGCGTTGCTCGATTTGGTATCTGAACGCTGGATCGACGCGTTGGTTGCCCACTGCGCGAGGCACCGCCAGGGACTCCTCATGGCGCTTAGCGTTAGCGGTGAATGGTGGTTTACCGATCGCCATCAGCGGCCTATTGCCGACGACGAAGACCGGTGGGTGCTTGAGTTATTTTGCGCTCACCAACAGCGCGACAAAGGCCTCGGTGAGGCACAGGGCGGCCACGCCCATGCAACACTGGCCGCTGCCTTTGAGGGCGTCAATTACCGCATTGAAGAAGCCAATACGCCATGGCAGCTATCCGTGGAAGATGCTGCTCATCGGCCACTGATGGCGTCATTGATTGACGGTTGGGCGACGGCAGCTAGCGAGCACGCGCCTGAGGCCGCTGTACGCATTGCCAACTGGGCCGTGCAGCGCTGTCATGCTGTCGCCAGCGGTGAACTGGGTATTTGGGTCGGCCACCGTGACCTGCTGGCTTTGCCCATGGAAGTTCAACCCCAGGGGCAGGGGTAA
- a CDS encoding zinc-dependent alcohol dehydrogenase has protein sequence MSEINNATAFWVTYPGCGELRQEALPAAGEDDVLVRTLYSGISRGTESLVFHARVPESEFTRMRAPFQSGDFPTPVKYGYANVGYVTHGPQHLIDRRVFCLFPHQDQFVVPASAVTRLPDDVPPERAVLAANMETAINGVWDAEPVLGERISVIGAGVVGALVAYLCAQIPGVEVQLVDINPCREALAKQLNVSFCLPDEASAEQDCVIHASGHPDGLRQALSLVGNEGRIIEMSWFGEAELALPLGGAFHSQRLTLRASQVGQLPPKLRPRWDYSRRLRLALNLLVDDRLDVLISGESDFASMPDLALRLFSAGSTELCHRLRYPPVTST, from the coding sequence ATGAGTGAAATCAACAATGCCACTGCATTTTGGGTGACTTACCCAGGCTGCGGTGAGCTGAGACAAGAAGCGTTGCCCGCTGCGGGCGAGGACGATGTTCTTGTACGTACGCTTTACAGCGGGATAAGCCGTGGCACCGAGTCACTGGTGTTTCATGCTCGCGTGCCGGAAAGCGAGTTCACCCGCATGCGGGCTCCCTTCCAGTCGGGCGACTTTCCTACGCCGGTCAAATACGGGTACGCCAATGTCGGCTATGTAACGCATGGGCCCCAGCATTTGATAGATCGGCGGGTGTTTTGTTTGTTTCCCCACCAAGACCAGTTCGTGGTGCCTGCTTCTGCCGTGACACGGCTTCCCGATGATGTGCCGCCTGAGCGCGCCGTACTGGCCGCCAATATGGAAACCGCGATTAATGGCGTTTGGGATGCAGAACCGGTACTAGGCGAGCGTATCAGCGTAATTGGTGCCGGTGTGGTTGGCGCGCTGGTGGCCTATTTATGCGCCCAGATACCAGGCGTCGAGGTGCAACTGGTAGATATTAATCCCTGCCGCGAAGCACTGGCGAAGCAACTGAACGTATCTTTTTGTCTGCCTGATGAGGCCAGTGCTGAACAGGACTGCGTCATTCACGCCAGCGGCCATCCAGATGGCCTGCGCCAAGCACTTAGCTTAGTAGGTAACGAAGGACGCATTATTGAAATGAGTTGGTTTGGCGAAGCCGAACTGGCGCTGCCGCTAGGCGGTGCTTTCCATTCCCAGCGACTTACTCTGCGCGCCAGCCAGGTGGGCCAACTGCCGCCTAAATTACGCCCGCGGTGGGATTACTCAAGGCGGCTGCGCTTAGCGCTGAATCTGCTGGTGGACGACCGCCTGGATGTGCTGATCAGCGGTGAAAGTGACTTTGCCAGCATGCCCGACCTGGCCCTACGGTTGTTTTCAGCCGGCAGCACTGAGCTGTGCCACCGGCTGCGTTATCCCCCCGTAACGTCAACATGA